One Capsicum annuum cultivar UCD-10X-F1 chromosome 2, UCD10Xv1.1, whole genome shotgun sequence genomic window carries:
- the LOC107858031 gene encoding uncharacterized protein LOC107858031 yields MGNIKKQNLVITLLLLISFFFFLSSSSPSHEFQYSKNHGWSPPDNSNNNVAPIVSPLYGDDHEYMIKNSEPPYFMKTQTGEGGGQGLMTTTKMKTKKKMKTRTLNLKNRESSPDNWSSKRTYSAMLPKGFVPPSGSSPCHNTYPNSVAFFCQLSTTPKLP; encoded by the coding sequence ATGGGTAATATCAAGAAGCAGAATCTTGTGATCACCCTTCTCCTCCtaatttccttcttctttttcctctcttcttcatctccttcacACGAATTCCAGTACTCCAAGAATCATGGGTGGTCACCACcagataatagtaataataatgtgGCTCCAATAGTATCCCCATTATATGGTGATGATCATGAGTACATGATCAAGAATTCAGAACCGCCATATTTCATGAAGACACAAACAGGAGAAGGAGGAGGCCAGGGGCTCATGACAACAACTAAaatgaagacgaagaagaagatgaagacaaGAACATTAAACTTGAAGAATAGGGAAAGTTCACCAGATAATTGGAGCAGCAAAAGAACGTATTCAGCTATGCTTCCAAAAGGTTTTGTTCCTCCTTCTGGATCTTCTCCATGCCATAACACCTACCCTAATTCTGTCGCTTTCTTCTGTCAGCTTTCCACTACTCCTAAATTACCCTAG
- the LOC107858030 gene encoding uncharacterized protein LOC107858030, whose product MSKLKKKTESAFGTYPLIITTLDKFASEMLFDGKIGVVMCLESSSEVVEEIISYKSTSTSPMPLLDSKGNKIITDCKHSDVKVGQIYKDKCTLISVMTRFAIEHSFNYYAKISDKKSYVLQCCSEDCVWVFKASCRRGTELFKVRFFQDVQSCPLKDRVFTQLQDIIGFVNDFTAPKLVNYKRIHTPNDIIEDIKNIFSVDINYQKVWRAKERAIEILRGKPADSYRQMARYALVVVDGVHLSGAYKGTFFSAIILDGAGPILPIAYGVVDSENDNSWTWFFENFRIAFGEHDSMCVVSDRHESIIKAVSASSTYVYSVYDDGRKYIVCLDRRTCTCGRFQLDEITCEHAIAVLKSKHVVDMKLYCSEF is encoded by the exons ATgtcgaaattaaaaaaaaaaactgagagTGCATTTGGGACGTATCCTCTTATCATCACTACATTAGATAAGTTTGCTAGTGAAATGCTTTTTGATGGGAAAATTGGTGTTGTAATGTGTTTGGAGAGTTCATCTGAAGTAGTTGAAGAAATAATTAGTTATAaatctacttctacttctcctatgCCTTTGTTGGATAGCAAGGGGAACAAGATCATTACTGATTGCAAACATAGTGATGTTAAGGTTGGACAAATCTACAAGGACAAGTGTACTCTCATTTCGGTTATGACGCGATTTGCAATTGAACATTCGTTCAATTACTATGCCAAAATATCAGACAAGAAAAG CTACGTCCTACAATGTTGTTCGGAGGATTGTGTTTGGGTCTTTAAAGCATCATGTCGTCGGGGTACAGAACTATTTAAAGTTAGATTTTTCCAAGATGTTCAGTCATGCCCGTTGAAAGACCGAGTTTTTACTCAACTTCAAGATATAATTGGGTTTGTTAATGATTTTACTGCACCAAAACTTGTCAATTATAAGAGAATACACACCCCGAATGATATAATCgaagatattaaaaatattttcagtgTAGACATTAACTATCAAAAGGTTTGGAGGGCTAAAGAACGTGCGATTGAGATATTAAGGGGGAAACCTGCGGATAGTTATCGACAAATGGCTCGATAT GCCTTAGTTGTGGTTGATGGTGTGCATTTGAGTGGAGCATATAAAGGTACATTTTTTTCCGCAATCATTCTTGATGGAGCag GACCCATTCTGCCGATTGCGTATGGTGTTGTTGATAGTGAAAATGATAATTCGTGGACTTGGTTTTTCGAGAACTTCAGAATTGCTTTTGGGGAGCACGATAGTATGTGTGTTGTATCCGACCGTCATGAAAGCATAATAAAGGCT GTTAGTGCATCATCAACATATGTATATTCTGTTTACGATGACGGGAGGAAGTACATAGTATGTCTTGACAGGAGGACTTGCACTTGTGGTAGATTCCAATTAGACGAGATAACATGTGAACACGCGATTGCAGTACTAAAAAGCAAGCATGTAGTTGATATGAAGCTTTATTGCTCAGAGTTTTAA
- the LOC107859091 gene encoding proteasome subunit alpha type-5, which yields MFLTRTEYDRGVNTFSPEGRLFQVEYAIEAIKLGSTAIGLKTKEGVVLAVEKRITSPLLEPSSVEKIMEIDEHIGCAMSGLIADARTLVEHARVETQNHRFSYGEPMTVESTTQALCDLALRFGEGDEESMSRPFGVSLLIAGHDENGPCLYYTDPSGTFWQCNAKAIGSGSEGADSSLQEQYNKDLTLKEAETIALSILKQVMEEKVTPNNVDIARVSPTYHLYLPSEVEEVISRL from the exons ATGTTTCTCACTAG AACTGAGTATGATAGAGGTGTTAACACCTTCTCCCCTGAAGGCCGATTGTTTCAAGTTGAATATGCTATTGAAGCTATCAAG TTGGGTTCAACTGCAATTGGATTGAAGACTAAGGAAGGAGTTGTTCTTGCTGTGGAGAAGCGCATTACTTCGCCACTTCTG GAGCCAAGCAGTGTGGAGAAAATTATGGAGATTGACGAGCATATTGGTTGTGCAATGAGTGGATTGATAGCTGATGCACGGACTCTTGTGGAACACGCGCGAGTTGAAACTCAG AACCATAGATTCTCTTATGGTGAGCCCATGACTGTTGAGTCCACTACACAAGCTCTCTGTGATTTGGCCCTGCGATTTGGTGAGGGCGATGAAGAATCTATG TCCAGACCTTTTGGTGTGTCCCTTCTCATTGCTGGTCATGATGAGAATGGTCCCTGCTT GTACTATACTGATCCTTCTGGTACATTCTGGCAATGCAATGCTAAAGCTATTGGATCAGGTTCTGAAGGTGCTGACAGCTCTTTGCAGGAGCAATATAACAAG GATCTTACCCTTAAAGAAGCTGAAACCATAGCACTGTCTATTCTTAAGCAAGTGATGGAAGAGAAG GTTACTCCCAATAATGTTGATATTGCAAGGGTATCTCCAACTTACCATCTCTACTTACCATCGGAGGTGGAAGAGGTTATCAGTCGCCTATAA